Proteins from one Sphaeramia orbicularis chromosome 17, fSphaOr1.1, whole genome shotgun sequence genomic window:
- the LOC115437314 gene encoding CCN family member 1-like, giving the protein MILLSEEGQFQLLKMWKVFVLVSLSVPLVVSSSCPKDCRCPADVPRCAAGVSLILDSCGCCEVCARQLNEDCSQTEPCDQMKGLECNFGGGRGSAKGICRARSDGRTCEYNKKIYQNGETFYPNCKHQCTCMDSAVGCVSLCPHELTLPKVGCASPRLIKIPGQCCEQLVCPDEPKTGPSVLKEHRKKHNKGRATEKHLTSKRGVAESLPAFRSDPIDRMLGVDCGPRTTAWSPCSSSCGPGVSTRTTSSKNNCEMVTETRVCEVRPCNQMTSPRLKNKQKCNHIEKHPHPVKLTHEGCRSLRKFQPRYCGTCSDGRCCTPHRTHTVPVLFRCKHGQTISRMVMMIKSCKCDFNCTGNEHKTPALQKLFNDIHKLKN; this is encoded by the exons ATGATTTTATTGAGTGAAGAAGGACAGTTTCAGCTTCTGAAGATGTGGAAAGTTTTTGTCCTGGTCAGCCTTTCTGTTCCACTG GTGGTGTCATCCTCATGCCCTAAGGACTGTCGGTGTCCAGCTGATGTCCCCAGAtgtgcagcaggggtcagtctCATCCTGGACAGCTGTGGATGCTGTGAAGTTTGTGCCCGACAGCTGAATGAAGACTGCAGTCAGACAGAACCATGTGACCAAATGAAGGGACTGGAGTGCAACTTTGGAGGAGGACGAGGGTCTGCTAAGGGCATTTGTCGAG CCAGATCAGATGGAAGAACATGCGAGTACAACAAAAAGATTTACCAGAACGGTGAAACCTTCTACCCAAACTGCAAACACCAGTGCACTTGCATGGACAGCGCCGTTGGATGTGTGTCCCTGTGTCCGCATGAGCTCACGCTGCCTAAAGTGGGCTGTGCCAGTCCCAGGTTGATCAAGATCCCGGGTCAGTGCTGCGAACAACTGGTCTGCCCCGATGAACCTAAGACAGGACCCTCTGTGTTAAAGGAGCAccgaaaaaaacacaacaaaggcAGAGCAACGGAAAAACACCTCACCAGCAAGAGAGGAGTAGCAGAGTCCTTACCTG CTTTTAGGAGTGATCCTATAGACAGGATGCTGGGAGTGGACTGTGGCCCTCGGACCACAGCTTGGTCACCCTGCTCCAGTTCCTGTGGCCCCGGAGTGTCCACTAGAACCACCAGCAGTAAAAACAACTGTGAAATGGTGACAGAGACTCGGGTTTGTGAAGTCCGACCATGCAACCAGATGACCTCCCCAAGATTAAAG aacaaacagaaatgcaACCACATAGAAAAGCACCCCCACCCAGTCAAGCTAACCCACGAGGGCTGTCGTAGCCTCAGGAAGTTCCAGCCCAGGTACTGTGGGACCTGCTCAGACGGGAGGTGCTGCACGCCTCATCGGACCCACACCGTACCTGTGCTGTTCAGGTGCAAACATGGACAGACCATCAGCAGAATGGTGATGATGATCAAGTCATGCAAGTGTGACTTTAACTGCACCGGCAATGAGCACAAAACACCTGCGCTTCAGAAACTCTTCAATGACATTCACAAGCTGAAAAATTAG